Proteins from a genomic interval of Motacilla alba alba isolate MOTALB_02 chromosome 11, Motacilla_alba_V1.0_pri, whole genome shotgun sequence:
- the LOC119705767 gene encoding uromodulin-like, with protein MTADISSEHDNKSELSRACLFFQERIVRCLLLLSVLCLSGCEGNKSELASTHGLRPGVALRVKRSPDACLPNPCQHQGQCQVAVDRPVCSCKPGFTGEFCQDVVLKLACEEERMKMMVRKEVFELLKIPLELVHLKNQACKVSEREEEGELFFAAILTGENHTACGSEIQQNSSHVSYSNVIESEQEASRAMISRSFQLEVHFSCIYAYEQVVRLPFALTAVDKLVQLVVREGHFNVSMRLYKSPSYLEPYHLPSVAVPLTDTLYVLLKMEGQHQLKYFLLSVLDCWATPSTDPHQDTQHKLIEQGCPHDETVTYLNAIGESTTAKFSFQMFQFVGYPEVFLHCRVQLCVPGSPEPCAKQCPRHWRSRRALADDYNRIVSYGPILLLAAPSSGAEIHHSSSDQQDPVGPSPWLSRALILLCVLAVLTVAAAAVSVGRRMV; from the exons ATGACTGCAGACATCTCCAGTGAGCATGATAACAAATCCGAGTTATCCAGAGCCTGCTTGTTTTTCCAGGAAAGGATTGTGAgatgtttgctgctgctctctgtgctctgcctgtCTGGCTGTGAAGGCAACAAGA GTGAGCTGGCCAGCACCCATGGCCTGAGGCCAGGGGTTGCCCTCCGTGTCAAGAGGAGCCCAGATGCCTGCCTGCCAAACCCGTGCCAGCACCAGGGCCAGTGCCAGGTGGCTGTGGACAGACCAGTTTGCAGCTGCAAGCCAGGCTTCACAGGGGAATTCTGCCAAG ATGTGGTACTGAAGCTGGCTTGTGAGGAAGAGCGCATGAAGATGATGGTGAGGAAGGAGGTGTTTGAGCTCTTGAAAATCCCTCTGGAGCTTGTCCACTTGAAGAACCAGGCATGCAAGGTCtcagagagggaagaagagggTGAGCTGTTTTTTGCAGCCATTCTCACAGGTGAAAACCACACTGCCTGTGGATCAGAAATCCAG CAAAACAGCTCCCATGTGTCGTACTCCAACGTCATCGAGTCGGAGCAGGAGGCCAGCAGGGCCATGATCTCCCGCAGTTTTCAGCTGGAGGTGCACTTCTCCTGCATCTACGCCTACGAGCAGGTTGTGAGGCTGCCCTTCGCTCTCACTGCTGTTGACAA GCTGGTACAGCTTGTGGTCAGAGAAGGGCACTTCAACGTCAGCATGAGACTCTACAAGTCCCCCTCCTACCTCGAGCCTTATCACCTGCCAAGTGTGGCTGTCCCCCTCACGGACACACTCTATGTCCTGCTGAAGATGGAAGGGCAGCACCAGCTCAAGTACTTCCTGCTGAGCGTTTTGGACTGCTGGGCCACGCCGAGCACGGATCCGCACCAGGACACGCAGCACAAGCTCATTGAGCAGGG gtgtccccatgACGAGACAGTGACATATCTGAATGCCATTGGAGAGAGCACTACTGCCAAGTTCAGCTTCCAGATGTTTCAGTTTGTTGGTTACCCTGAGGTGTTCCTGCACTGCCGtgtgcagctctgtgttcctggtagcccagagccctgtgccaaG CAATGCCCCAGGCACTGGAGGAGCAGGCGGGCACTGGCAGATGACTACAACAGGATTGTCTCCTACGGGCCCAtcctcctgctggctgctccttcctcaggagcagagatccaccaTTCCAGCAGTGACCAGCAGGACCCAGTGG GACCCAGCCCATGGCTCTCCAGGGCCCTCATTCTGCTGTGTGTGCTCGCCGTGCTCACTGTGGCTGCTGCGGCCGTCAGCGTGGGGCGGCGAATGGTTTAG
- the DRC7 gene encoding dynein regulatory complex subunit 7 has product MEALEEKEEAEQTPEDAISLNISDFLDDLEADIAVEEASVISDEFFDWSSIDTSHLPSSYKTNSQQEKELLQLADHFFQQYSHLCPDRKPLFLHPLNECGVQKFVSTTVRPTLLPYPDMYYWSGCASFVCDYLIMEPLKCPITPPSSLYSPTTILKYQRGNCFDFTVLLCSLLVGAGYDAYCVHGYATLEMCSLDQTQELCPRLRKPPEVPEEEDPNKYRIIYPLEPQSQFELQQKAKKEEETESTQEEKREEEVVVEVEKPKRDPLHGLRVHAWVLVLSGKRKVPETFFINPFTGNHHSTTDECFLGIESIWNHRNYWVNMQDCRRGCKDLSFDLSDSFCWEIMFSESNEASQLPTESPKNDTDDMQKKEEIGMSFEMPLSWVAQIKVSCREYENPFPRGKKVILYEKAKQEKWAAYANGDGLVERLTVYADSDRTEELEVKEWFKHREDLLYFREVNKQTQLITDHFRPGHPLLLKAHSYTSLEPETGHTVEFYHTARVDGLWKRLETATEMTEYFVGREDFLHMRHIEFGEREQEMEKAGVTAEANARPIVQIKEYFHRNPEKPADEDVEERVFMVIDDVMQLTYHLELHDTIASKVVFCRVIGREKREDEIFLSRENTVKYQPWSPEKHKNMRHLYNLLWELRAEQKDLKQQVRDSEAEMLNILMVREDEEANIKLTVSKYSTAKREEQHEATVLEEEQKSSQSSLEKESQHTGGEDESVAHHTATNSTM; this is encoded by the exons ATGGAAgccctggaggagaaggaggaagcgGAGCAAACACCAGAAGATGCGATCTCTTTGAATATCAGTGATTTTCTCGATGACCTGGAGGCAGATATAGCTGTGGAGGAAGCCTCTGTCATAAGCGATGAATT TTTTGACTGGAGCTCCATTGACACATCCCACTTACCATCTTCGTACAAGAcaaattcccagcaggaaaaggagctgctgcagctcgcTGACCATTTCTTCCAGCAGTACTCTCACCTGTGCCCTGACCGCAAGCCGCTCTTCCTCCACCCGCTCAACGAGTGTGGTGTGCAG AAGTTTGTGAGCACAACAGTGAGGCCAACCCTGCTGCCTTACCCAGACATGTACTACTggtcaggctgtgccagctttGTCTGTGACTACCTCATCATGGAGCCCCTCAAGTGCCCAATCACACCG CCCAGCTCTCTCTATTCCCCAACCACCATTCTGAAGTACCAGCGAGGGAACTGCTTTGActtcactgtgctgctgtgctccctgctggtgGGAGCTGGCTACGATGCCTACTGTGTACATGGATATGCCACCCTCGAGATGTGCTCCCTGGACCAGacccaggagctgtgcccacGGCTCAGGAAGCCCCCAGAG GTACCAGAAGAGGAGGATCCCAACAAGTATAGGATTATCTACCCTTTAGAGCCACAGAGCCAGTTTGAGCTTCAGCAGAAGGccaagaaggaggaagaaactGAATCCAcacaagaggagaaaagagaagaggaggTGGTCGTG GAGGTGGAAAAGCCCAAGAGAGACCCTTTGCATGGCTTACGGGTGCACGCCTGGGTTCTGGTTCTCTCTGGGAAGAGGAAGGTTCCTGAGACCTTCTTCATCAACCCCTTCACGGGAAACCACCACAGCACCACGGATGAGTGCTTCCTTGGGATTGAGAGCATCTGGAACCACAGGAACTACTGGGTGAACATGCAGGACTGCCGCAGAGGCTGCAAG GATCTCAGCTTTGACTTGAGTGATTCTTTCTGCTGGGAAATTATGTTTTCAGAGAGCAACGAGGCCTCTCAGTTGCCCACAGAGTCACCCAAGAACGACACAGATGACATG cagaaaaaggaggaaataggCATGAGCTTTGAGATGCCCCTATCATGGGTAGCCCAAATTAAGGTATCTTGCAGAG AATATGAGAATCCCTTTCCCCGGGGGAAGAAGGTGATCCTGTACgagaaagcaaagcaggagaaatgggCGGCGTATGCAAATGGAGACGGGCTGGTGGAACGCCTCACCGTCTACGCAGACTCAGACC GTACTGAAGAACTGGAGGTGAAGGAATGGTTCAAACACCGAGAAGATCTGCTGTATTTTAGAGAAGTGAATAAACAAACACAGCTGATCACAGACCATTTCAGGCCAGGACACCCCCTCCTTCTTAAAG CTCACTCCTACACATCACTGGAACCTGAGACTGGGCACACAGTGGAGTTTTACCACACGGCACGAGTTGATGGCCTCTGGAAACGTCTTGAAACTGCTACTGAGATGACAGAGTACTTCGTGGGGCGGGAGGACTTCCTGCACATGCGGCACATTGAGTTTGGCGAGAGAGAGCAGGAAATGGAGAAGGCTGGCGTCACAGCTGAGGCTAACGCCCGGCCTATAGTG CAAATCAAGGAGTATTTCCACAGAAATCCAGAAAAGCCTGCTGATGAAGATGTAGAGGAACGTGTCTTTATGGTCATAGACGATGTCATGCAGCTGACATACCACCTTGAGCTTCATGACACCATTGCCTCAAAGGTGGTTTTCTGCAGAGTAAtagggagggagaagagagaagatgaAATCTTCCTGAGCAGAGAAAACACTGTCAAATACCAG CCCTGGTCCCCAGAGAAACACAAGAACATGCGCCATCTCTACAACTTGCTGTGGGAGCTGAGAGCAGAACAGAAGGATCTGAAGCAACAAGTCCGGGACTCTGAAGCAGAG atgttaaatattttgatgGTCCGTGAGGATGAAGAAGCCAATATTAAATTGACAGTTTCAAAGTACAGCACTGCAAAGAGAGAAGAACAGCATGAAGCCACG GtgctggaagaggagcagaagagCTCCCAGAGTTCCTTGGAGAAGGAGAGTCAGCACACTGGAGGGGAGGATGAATCCGTCGCCCACCACACTGCAACCAACTCCACGATGTGA